A stretch of DNA from Hoeflea ulvae:
AGGCAATTGCGATGCGGATGAGTGGCGTGCTCTCTTGCATCGTTGCGACCGATAGTGGCATGTGCTGCAGATTAAGGTTGCGTTGATGGCCGCAGGCGCCATTGATCTTGCAATTTTCGGAGTGGAGGCGATTATCATGTATTTAGGGTTTTCAGGAAAAGACGGCAGGCTCCCGGCTCGGGCAGGGCTGTCCGCCATTGTTGTCGCCTTGATGGTCGCCGCAAGCGGAACCACGGCGGCAGGTGATCTGGTCTATACCCCGATCAACCCGTCCTTCGGTGGCAGCCCGCTCAATTCCTCGCATCTGCTGAGCCTTGCCAATGCGCAACGCGAAGCGACGGCGAGTGACGCGGATGACGGTCTTGGCAGCGCGGGCACGGTCACGGATACCGAGACATCCGACGCCGACCTGTTCGTGCGCCAGCTTCAGGGACGGCTGCTGTCCGCGCTTGCCGCCCAGGTCACCGAGGCGATCTTCGGCACCGATCCGCAGGACGGCGGCCTCATCACGTTTGGCGATACGACCGTTGCGTTCGAACGCACGCTCGATTCCATCGCCCTGACCATTACCAACACGCTTGACGGCACGGTGACGCAGATTGTCGTTCCGCAGCTGCTGACATCGAACAACTAGAGAATTTACGCGCGCCGGGGTCCGCCCGGGTGCGCAGGGGGCATTTGGATGAACAGATTTCGTGAGGCACGGATAACAGTGCTACGTGGCGCCAGGGTTGCTGCCGTCTTGCTGGCAGCGGCCGGGTTGAGCGCCTGCGTTTCGACGCCGGACGAGGGGATGGTCGAGGCCTCCTTCACGCCGGTCACCAAACAGAACAATGTTTTGCGCGCTCTTCCGGCGCCGACCAAGCGGATCTCCGTTGCGGTCTATGATTTCCCCGACCTGACCGGCCAGTTCAAGGAGCGTGAAAACGTCCAGTCGCTGTCCAAGGCCGTGACCCAGGGTGGCGCTGCCATGCTGATCAAGGCGCTTCAGGACGCCGGGGAGCGGCGCTGGTTTACAGTGCTCGACCGGGCAAGCCTGAATGACCTGCTGAAAGAGCGGCAGATCGTCACCGAAATGCGCAAGGTCTATCGCAACGAGCAGAGCATCGATCCGAACGCGCTGGCGCCGTTGCGCCATGCGGGCATTGTCCTGCAGGGCGGCATCATCGGCTATGACACCAACACCCAGACGGGTGGCCTGGGTGCCCGCTATCTCGGCATCGGCGCCGACGCCAAGTGGAAGCAGGACACCGTCACGGTGACGCTGCGCGCAGTGTCGACCAACACCGGCGAGGTGCTGGCGAGCGTCACGGTTCACAAGATCATCGCCTCCTATTCGCTTCAGGCCGGCGTCTTCCGCTACATCACCCTCGACAGCATTCTT
This window harbors:
- a CDS encoding curli assembly protein CsgF; its protein translation is MYLGFSGKDGRLPARAGLSAIVVALMVAASGTTAAGDLVYTPINPSFGGSPLNSSHLLSLANAQREATASDADDGLGSAGTVTDTETSDADLFVRQLQGRLLSALAAQVTEAIFGTDPQDGGLITFGDTTVAFERTLDSIALTITNTLDGTVTQIVVPQLLTSNN
- a CDS encoding CsgG/HfaB family protein → MNRFREARITVLRGARVAAVLLAAAGLSACVSTPDEGMVEASFTPVTKQNNVLRALPAPTKRISVAVYDFPDLTGQFKERENVQSLSKAVTQGGAAMLIKALQDAGERRWFTVLDRASLNDLLKERQIVTEMRKVYRNEQSIDPNALAPLRHAGIVLQGGIIGYDTNTQTGGLGARYLGIGADAKWKQDTVTVTLRAVSTNTGEVLASVTVHKIIASYSLQAGVFRYITLDSILEGEAGVTRNEPDQIAVQQAVEKAIVGLIAEGADLGIWSFADKEAGARFVDAYLSEKYDGEVPVAALDTPRPETKHAAAVVETTPRRSSPVRAQPARVVRPAAAKPTAQSAKPGAQAPQNLLPPELPPAPASDETVG